The following proteins are co-located in the Spirosoma montaniterrae genome:
- a CDS encoding DUF11 domain-containing protein yields MVIQRDNSNQASVQVAGSYAQPLDAVEVRFVARVAGQGTTTNWRLLQANPVNGQFNGIVPVSGGWYQINVRGLKNGQVVATDSLDRFGVGEVFAIVGHSNAQGSSCFVNGVDQCPTMAGATDDRVIAVPFNFPSPEIDQYFNTANPRFLAGLDFRKLQTGATISPFASVPWLWGRMGDLLVQRINVPVLFYNAGFGGTNMEYNYKAAYDIPFDHSFVRYPIRMPWANVRNLMGLYVPATGIRAMLLQHGENDRGNSTTDILTHHYGVIDKSRTEFNKPNLAWIVALSSFVGGPFENVRSAQSQVINRANYRTFQGPDLDNITSLAERPDGIHYSPSGQARAGELWANAITNSMLQSITPYLAQPQPLVSLTCASGNQLTLTQPGGYSEYIWTNGASSSSVSVGTGLYSARLRNAQNQHVFPPAVQVPATVRPATPTITASGSGDICLAAGLSLTSSYTGLNRWNTGAAGSSITVTSAGSYSVQAENEVYGCLSAPASRTVALAGADLSLAMSVSRRTPAMGDTVTYTLTVRNESGCDARSVTLQNRLPGNLSFVSSADGLTAANNIVSGTIPVVAGGQQVSRRYIARLTAAGTYWNAAELTATTNPDPDSQPATGTADGQDDAATADLRTRPGSSSAVFASPNPNQAALPPVQSNQPTPDPTKVDLSLHTSGNVQVVKVGQFITFTLTVRNSGGLSATGIGVQHTLPAGLVFSSSTTGMAANGQLVSGTITSLAPGQFASLSFVARATTAGTLTGMAQISSSGQPDTDSQPGNGAANGEDDANVIVVRITN; encoded by the coding sequence ATGGTGATTCAGCGCGACAATAGTAATCAGGCCAGCGTTCAGGTAGCCGGAAGTTATGCCCAGCCGCTCGATGCGGTAGAGGTCCGGTTTGTGGCACGCGTGGCGGGGCAGGGTACAACTACCAACTGGCGACTGCTTCAGGCAAACCCAGTCAATGGGCAGTTCAACGGTATAGTACCCGTTAGTGGCGGCTGGTATCAGATCAATGTGCGCGGACTGAAAAACGGGCAGGTCGTGGCAACCGATTCGCTTGATCGCTTTGGCGTAGGCGAAGTGTTTGCTATTGTGGGCCACTCGAACGCACAGGGATCAAGCTGTTTTGTCAACGGCGTTGATCAATGCCCCACAATGGCGGGCGCCACCGACGACCGCGTGATAGCTGTTCCGTTCAATTTTCCCTCGCCCGAAATTGACCAGTATTTCAACACGGCAAATCCGCGTTTTCTGGCCGGGCTTGACTTCCGAAAGTTGCAGACCGGAGCCACCATATCGCCCTTTGCCAGCGTACCGTGGCTGTGGGGTCGTATGGGCGACCTGCTGGTACAGCGCATCAATGTACCCGTACTGTTCTACAATGCTGGTTTTGGTGGCACCAACATGGAGTACAACTACAAGGCGGCCTACGATATTCCCTTTGATCATTCTTTTGTCAGATACCCGATTCGTATGCCGTGGGCCAACGTCCGCAATCTGATGGGGTTATACGTACCGGCCACGGGCATACGGGCCATGTTATTGCAACATGGTGAGAACGACCGGGGTAACTCGACAACCGACATTCTGACCCACCATTACGGCGTCATCGACAAATCGAGAACCGAATTCAACAAACCCAACCTGGCCTGGATTGTGGCACTGTCTTCGTTTGTGGGCGGGCCATTTGAGAACGTTCGGTCGGCGCAGTCGCAGGTCATCAACCGGGCCAATTACCGCACCTTTCAGGGTCCCGATCTCGACAATATCACTTCGCTGGCCGAACGCCCCGACGGTATTCATTACTCGCCATCGGGGCAGGCGCGGGCGGGCGAACTATGGGCTAATGCTATCACCAACAGTATGTTGCAATCAATTACGCCGTATCTGGCGCAGCCACAACCGTTGGTCAGTTTAACCTGTGCCTCGGGTAATCAGCTCACGCTTACCCAGCCCGGCGGCTACTCGGAGTATATCTGGACCAACGGTGCCAGCAGCTCGTCTGTCAGTGTTGGAACCGGCCTCTACTCGGCCCGGTTGCGCAATGCACAAAACCAGCACGTATTTCCGCCCGCCGTACAGGTGCCTGCCACGGTTCGGCCCGCTACGCCTACCATAACAGCCAGCGGGTCGGGCGATATTTGCCTGGCTGCCGGTCTGAGTCTGACGTCTTCCTATACCGGGCTGAACCGCTGGAACACGGGCGCAGCGGGGTCGTCGATTACTGTTACCAGTGCCGGGTCGTATAGCGTTCAGGCCGAGAATGAAGTTTACGGATGCCTGTCGGCCCCGGCAAGCCGAACCGTTGCGCTGGCTGGTGCAGATTTGAGCCTCGCCATGAGCGTTAGCCGCCGAACACCTGCGATGGGTGATACCGTTACGTATACGCTTACCGTACGCAATGAAAGTGGCTGCGATGCCAGGTCCGTGACGCTTCAGAACCGGCTTCCGGGAAATCTGTCTTTTGTTTCTTCAGCAGACGGCCTGACAGCGGCCAATAATATCGTGAGCGGCACCATTCCAGTGGTAGCTGGCGGGCAGCAGGTAAGCCGCCGATACATAGCCCGCCTGACAGCCGCCGGAACCTACTGGAATGCGGCTGAACTGACAGCCACTACCAATCCAGACCCCGACAGTCAGCCAGCTACCGGCACCGCCGACGGCCAGGACGATGCTGCCACGGCTGACCTGCGCACTCGCCCAGGCAGTTCGTCGGCAGTGTTTGCTTCGCCCAACCCCAATCAGGCTGCACTACCCCCTGTTCAGAGTAATCAACCAACACCCGACCCCACCAAAGTTGATCTGAGTTTGCATACCAGCGGCAACGTTCAGGTAGTGAAGGTAGGCCAGTTCATCACGTTTACACTCACGGTGCGCAACAGCGGAGGGCTATCTGCAACGGGTATTGGCGTGCAGCATACACTGCCTGCCGGGTTGGTATTCAGTTCCTCTACTACGGGCATGGCAGCCAATGGTCAGTTGGTTAGTGGCACCATAACCAGTCTGGCTCCGGGGCAGTTTGCCAGTCTTAGTTTCGTTGCCAGAGCCACCACGGCGGGTACGCTGACCGGCATGGCGCAGATCAGTTCGTCGGGTCAACCCGACACCGACTCTCAACCGGGCAACGGAGCTGCCAACGGTGAAGACGATGCAAACGTAATTGTAGTCAGAATAACCAACTGA